One window from the genome of Malus domestica chromosome 01, GDT2T_hap1 encodes:
- the LOC103444794 gene encoding sedoheptulose-1,7-bisphosphatase, chloroplastic-like, with product MEATIACCSSARALLPAAGISTHQHSTSVVAPSFSSKGLKSSSLFGESLRQVPRSSLKFSTTKQSSHVIKCEIGDSLEEFLAKATPDKGLIRLLLSMGEALRTISFKVRTASCGGTACVNSFGDEQLAVDMLADKLLFEALSYSHVCKYACSEEVPELQDMGGPVEGGFSVAFDPLDGSSIVDTNFTVGTIFGVWPGDKLTGVTGRDQVAAAMGIYGPRTTYVLAIKGFPGTHEFLLLDEGKWQHVKETTEIGEGKMFSPGNLRATFDNPDYDKLISYYVKEKYTLRYTGGMVPDVNQIIVKEKGVFTNVISPTTKAKLRLLFEVAPLGLLIENAGGYSSDGQQSVLDKVVVNLDDRTQVAYGSKNEIIRFEETLYGSSRLKGVPVGAAA from the exons ATGGAGGCCACCATAGCTTGCTGCTCATCCGCCAGGGCGCTCCTGCCGGCTGCCGGCATTTCGACTCACCAGCATTCCACTTCAGTTGTGGCTCCATCTTTCAGCTCCAAG GGCCTAAAATCAAGCTCCCTCTTCGGAGAATCACTACGACAAGTGCCACGATCATCGCTCAAGTTTTCTACAACAAAACAGTCCTCCCATGTGATCAAGTGTGAGATCGGCGATAGCCTG GAGGAGTTTCTTGCAAAGGCAACCCCGGATAAGGGACTGATCAGGTTGCTGTTAAGCATGGGAGAAGCATTGAGGACTATATCCTTCAAGGTCAGAACAGCTTCTTGTGGAGGAACAGCCTGCGTTAATTCTTTCGGAGATGAGCAGCTCGCCGTGGATATGCTTGCTGACAAGCTTTTGTTCGAG GCCTTAAGTTACTCGCACGTCTGCAAATACGCTTGCTCTGAAGAGGTTCCGGAACTCCAAGACATGGGAGGCCCAGTTGAAG GTGGATTTAGTGTTGCTTTTGATCCGCTTGATGGCTCCAGCATAGTCGACACAAACTTCACAGTAGGGACAATCTTTGGTGTGTGGCCAGGGGATAAGTTAACTGGGGTAACAGGAAGAGACCAAGTTGCTGCAGCCATGGGGATTTATGGTCCTAGAACTACATATGTTCTTGCTATCAAGGGCTTCCCCGGAACCCACGAGTTTCTTCTTCTTGATGAAG GAAAGTGGCAACATGTCAAAGAGACAACAGAGATTGGTGAAGGAAAAATGTTTTCGCCCGGGAATTTGAGAGCCACATTTGACAATCCAGACTATGACAAG TTGATCAGCTACTACGTAAAAGAGAAGTACACGTTGAGATACACCGGAGGAATGGTGCCAGATGTCAATCAG ATAATTGTGAAAGAGAAGGGGGTTTTCACAAACGTGATATCTCCAACTACGAAAGCCAAGCTGAGGCTGTTATTTGAGGTAGCTCCATTAGGGTTGTTGATTGAGAATGCTGGAGGTTATAGTAGTGATGGTCAGCAGTCTGTGCTAGACAAGGTCGTTGTTAACCTTGACGATAGAACTCAGGTTGCTTATGGATCAAAAAATGAGATAATCCGATTCGAAGAAACTTTATACGGATCATCCAGGCTCAAAGGTGTGCCTGTTGGAGCTGCAGCTTAA
- the MYBR1 gene encoding transcription factor DIVARICATA-like produces METLYFFQESQGSEWTKEENKMFESALAMFDEKSPDRFLRVAEMIPGKTVIDVIKQYQELEEDVCEIESGRFPIPPGYPQAYFRLELGDDRDFDANRKRPLAAARGSEQERRKGIPWTQEEHRRFLMGLLKYGKGDWRNISRNYVVTKTPTQVASHAQKYFMRQHSGGKDKRRPSIHDITTVNLTSDAQSETNRPPSDQFLPEQKSTESLNELLDWNAADDEGAAMGFESTHGNLFDPSPYDVDADGIKMQLQKLYSRAHYAAHATPQNSLYLMRSARHQIHG; encoded by the exons ATGGAGACCTTGTATTTCTTCCAGGAGAGCCAGGGCTCGGAGTGGACTAAGGAGGAGAACAAGATGTTTGAGAGTGCTCTAGCTATGTTCGATGAGAAAAGCCCGGACAGGTTTCTGAGGGTGGCGGAGATGATTCCGGGGAAGACGGTGATCGACGTGATCAAGCAGTACCAGGAGCTGGAGGAAGATGTTTGTGAAATAGAATCCGGGAGGTTTCCCATTCCTCCGGGGTACCCTCAGGCTTACTTCAGATTGGAGTTGGGGGATGATCGGGATTTCGATGCTAATCGAAAGAGGCCGCTGGCGGCGGCGAGGGGTTCTGAACAGGAAAGGAGAAAGGGAATTCCATGGACACAAGAAGAACACAG GCGATTTCTGATGGGACTTCTAAAGTACGGGAAAGGGGACTGGAGAAACATCTCCCGGAATTACGTGGTCACTAAAACTCCCACACAAGTAGCAAGCCATGCTCAGAAATACTTCATGAGGCAGCATTCAGGAGGGAAAGATAAAAGGAGGCCAAGCATCCATGACATAACTACTGTCAACCTCACAAGCGATGCTCAGTCAGAAACTAACAGGCCTCCTTCAGACCAGTTTCTGCCGGAGCAGAAGTCCACTGAATCGCTGAACGAGCTACTTGACTGGAATGCGGCTGATGATGAAGGAGCTGCCATGGGTTTCGAGTCTACCCATGGCAATCTCTTTGATCCATCTCCGTATGACGTAGATGCAGATGGAATCAAGATGCAGCTGCAGAAACTATATAGTCGCGCTCATTATGCTGCTCATGCCACTCCTCAAAATTCGCTGTATCTAATGCGGTCCGCAAGACATCAGATTCATGGATAA
- the LOC103444810 gene encoding coronatine-insensitive protein 1-like, which yields MEDRNVRRRITDVVMDVVMPYLHDPKDRDAVSLVCKRWYELDALTRKHVTIALCYTTTPDRLRQRFQHLESLKLKGKPRAAMFNLIPEDWGGYVTPWVREIADSFHRLTCLHFRRMIVRDSDLELLAETRGRVLQVLKLDKCSGFSTDGLFHIGHSCRNLRTLFLEESSIKEKDGNWLHELAENNTVLETLNFYMTDLIKVKIEDLEHIAKNCRSLSSVKTSDCEILDLVGFFRNAAVLEEFCGGFFNEQSERYSVVTLPQKLCRLGLTYMGKKEMPIVFPFATLLKKLDLLYALLDTEDHCTLIQRCPNLEILETRNVIGDRGLEVLARSCKRLRRLRIERGADEPDMEHEEGVVSQRGLMALAQGCLEIEYVAVYVSDITNACLEYIGTYSKNLCDFRLVLLDREVTITDLPLDNGVRALLRGCQKLRRFALYLRRGGLTDLGLSYIGQYSQNVRWMLLGYVGESDAGLLAFSKGCPSLQKLEMRGCCFSERALADAVMQLTSLRYLWVQGYRGSATGLDLLAMARPFWNIELIPPRRVDVPDQQGVEHPAHILAYYSLAGPRTDFPDSVIPVDPASLLTS from the exons ATGGAAGACCGAAACGTCCGGCGTAGGATTACCGACGTCGTTATGGACGTCGTGATGCCGTATCTGCACGACCCGAAGGACCGCGACGCCGTGTCGTTGGTGTGCAAGCGGTGGTACGAGCTCGACGCGCTCACGCGGAAGCACGTGACCATCGCGCTCTGCTACACCACTACCCCCGATCGGCTGCGGCAGCGGTTTCAGCACCTGGAGTCGCTGAAGCTGAAGGGGAAGCCGAGGGCGGCGATGTTCAATCTGATTCCGGAGGACTGGGGAGGGTATGTGACGCCGTGGGTGAGGGAGATCGCCGACTCCTTCCACCGCTTGACGTGTCTGCACTTTCGGCGGATGATTGTTAGGGATTCGGACCTGGAGCTGCTGGCTGAAACGCGCGGGCGCGTGCTCCAGGTGCTTAAGCTCGACAAGTGCTCAGGGTTTTCCACCGATGGGCTTTTCCACATCGGCCACTCCTGCAG GAATTTGAGGACCTTGTTTTTGGAAGAGAGCTCCATAAAGGAGAAAGACGGCAATTGGCTACACGAGCTTGCTGAGAACAACACTGTCCTGGAGACTCTGAATTTTTATATGACGGATCTTATCAAAGTCAAAATCGAAGACCTTGAGCACATAGCCAAAAACTGTCGCTCCTTATCCTCTGTGAAAACTAGTGATTGCGAAATCTTGGATCTAGTGGGCTTCTTCCGTAATGCAGCTGTCTTGGAAGAGTTTTGTGGGGGTTTCTTCAACGAGCAATCAGAGAGGTACTCTGTTGTAACTTTGCCCCAAAAACTTTGCCGTCTGGGTCTAACGTACATGGGAAAGAAAGAAATGCCAATAGTATTCCCATTTGCAACCCTTCTCAAAAAGCTCGATCTCCTTTATGCATTGCTGGACACTGAGGACCACTGCACATTAATTCAAAGGTGCCCCAACCTGGAAATTCTTGAG ACAAGGAACGTTATTGGAGATAGAGGACTAGAAGTTCTTGCTCGGAGTTGCAAGAGACTAAGGAGGCTCCGAATTGAGCGGGGCGCAGATGAACCAGACATGGAGCACGAAGAAGGTGTTGTTTCACAACGGGGTCTGATGGCCCTGGCACAGGGCTGCCTAGAGATCGAATACGTGGCTGTTTATGTATCGGACATCACCAATGCATGTCTGGAATACATTGGGACTTACTCTAAAAATCTCTGTGATTTTCGCCTTGTCTTGCTGGACCGAGAAGTGACAATAACAGATTTGCCACTTGACAATGGGGTTCGAGCTCTTTTGAGGGGATGCCAGAAGCTTCGAAGGTTTGCTCTGTATCTCCGTCGTGGGGGCTTGACTGATCTGGGACTGAGTTATATCGGCCAGTACAGTCAGAATGTGAGATGGATGCTTCTGGGTTATGTTGGGGAATCTGATGCAGGGCTTTTGGCTTTCTCAAAGGGTTGCCCTAGTCTGCAAAAATTGGAAATGAGGGGTTGCTGCTTCAGCGAGCGTGCACTCGCTGATGCAGTAATGCAACTGACTTCCCTTAGGTACTTGTGGGTGCAGGGGTACAGAGGATCTGCTACTGGTCTCGACCTTTTGGCAATGGCTCGCCCATTTTGGAATATCGAGTTGATTCCTCCGAGACGAGTTGATGTTCCTGATCAGCAGGGAGTCGAGCATCCAGCCCATATACTTGCATACTACTCACTTGCCGGACCGAGAACAGATTTTCCAGACAGTGTTATTCCCGTTGATCCGGCATCCTTACTCACCTCCTAG